The Vanessa atalanta chromosome 12, ilVanAtal1.2, whole genome shotgun sequence nucleotide sequence tattttttgattattgttAGAATAGCAACGACGACAGCTTTGTTAAGTCATCATAAACATTTGCTTTGCTTGTCCTTGCTTGTGTTGATCTACCAATTAAGGTATAATAATTTCCTCAAGAGATGAGGTTTGCTctgactgaaaaaaaaacacaagaatTTTATGCTTTTGGTATTAAGTatactaattgtatttttaatacgtacatctattttatatttgttcatcAAATTGGGAAGGCATACTTgaagtttaaataattgaaatttttatcaacgttctttatgttttataatttctcTCATTCTATcatcattaatttcaaaatagaaagaagaagacacgtgttatttaaatggaaaatgGAACTGGTTTTGGTggagaagagtaactactgaattttttgccgtttcttctcggtagaatctactttccggtgttagctttacatttaacactacactgtaaaatgatgattcaaatttacgagcgtacttgaataaataaatattctttaggtATTCAATTATTGAactttattatgattttgactTCATGCTAATCATTCCTTATTTCCCTAATTGACTATATagtcatacatatgtatgtatataaattgtacagatattttataactaatgcAATCtagatacataatttttttttttttttttaaattgcagcACGAGCctcaattttattcaatgaattaatttttaaataaatagtaaataattttcatacataTTACGTTCCCTTTTCTAAAACATAGATCAAATAtgcagaaatatttaaattttattttaaaacgttaattatataattaaaattaatattgtaattaattaaaactgtaaCAAGGAATTTTccttgttacaattttattgtattcagtATAACGTTCTATTGTTCTAGCCCCGACACAAAAGatacactttaaaaataaacaaataatatttttttacaatttttaattttatttttattcgcaaATATCTTCCATGTACAGCATTCGATCACgtacgattttattaattatgtatagaaGATATACATAGATTGCTCAAAATAGGAAccttttattaatctttaaatcctaagttaaatattatcaaacgcGCCTCGACTTCGAGGTAAGTGTCTCGATTTTCctttatttcatattgtaattttgtttttgctgAGTGCagagatttataaaaatcagtACTCGTCTAGTTGTCGACAATATTCATTTTTGAACAAATTGTGgaaaattgcttaaaatatatttctttttattgattaacataacattaaaactcactaaatatttatataaatatgtagatattacaatacaaagaaTATTGTGCCAAGCAATTTGTGGTCTCGCCCTCGAgagacataatattaaaaaatatttttatatattttttttaaattatctaaaacgTCATAAAAGTGTCAATACGCTGGAACCCGTGCCGTTAACCCATTTCCTTCTTCCCATATATTGGTGTTGCTAACCCAATACTTCATTTTggcattttcttataatttaaataataaaataaattacatttattttatcggtTCGGtgaaatctagacacgcggtagcgtgtcagccaagttctagtaacagaactggcgtgcagcaccgtgtgtaatattacacgaaccatttggagccacttttgacctcctcataactcaaaaactatttgacataaatgtgtcaaatttggctcatatattgagactcacGAGATACATacgtgttccaaatttcataaacgcatctcaaatggttatttagatattaacgtctaaaaatcgacatttttatcactgactgacctatagatcaaaactataacctacttccaggtgacctagaaagttgaaatttggcatgcaggtagataattaggccaatataaaggaaaaaatctgaaacttgtaattttttatcattttattataatttttcattttattgggtctataggaacacttatatacttagttcctgtaataactgtaataaaaaatgatgtaagaaccagcaatcaaaacttatgacagccggtctcaatgtggattttaaggtcttcacgtgaatatataacaagttgaataccacccttaagttttttaaatccaaatatttccgttttattacttattagtatagccgactttggtatttattacgttattaactagcatttagcgcacatcaatggtgcaaaatctatatatataaaaaaataaaataataggcatttcggtacacggcgcgcgacgtgacgccgaagcagggggatagaagcgttgtgattaaaccttaacgcggacgtgtctgagtgagtggcaaccgcgctcataagaattatttcaatgccttccgatggaagctgcctagtctattcgactgcatattttttgtttgagtatactagtatacaacaataaaataggtttcgtgagactgtagtagagtatgtatatcgtaactggaatgatttaagtttgtactctagcgctacaaacggggatccttattgcttggaagaacagtatcgagcgagcatgctgatgtcagcaaaggactggtgaatggatccaatagaaaaataaagaaagtacattgaggacgtcgacaacagcaatagcgcacgtaaaataacaattcaatttaaacataatttaatttgcgaactagaagccaaaccaagttacagatattaagtaatgtacatatatgttcaaaggaaacaattctctatttgcttagcatattctactactaaacacaaatcacaaggccttcgccttgacggtgctcttttcgacataggctcctctatattaagtaaagagcaggcttacgttggcctctctagagttaaaaacttagatggaatacatcttatcaatttaggtccaagtcaaatcaagacacaagagagctctattgtagagtacaaccgtctgcgcacattataccacccctacttgggcaaattaagtataaacagaaaacgcgtaaaaaatatccggacactgaatgggcaattcactcgaacatttaagaggtacctacaagaaaaataagaacgtatcaaaaaaaagacaattataccccgtaaacataagaaaatagaatagcttaacaaaaaccatttggtattaattttgttattaataagtacctactaataatttatatacaaaaagtagtgatatcccatcaaaaacataaatgtaaaaatgagagccaagttaaatattatgatatataccttggttgttgtcttcaacgacaaaagaagtgagatctaaatttgtgccaagttaaatagtcctttctgaaatttttttttaactacataaaatatcatttcttcttataacttgggataatatattgttacctaaggtctgacttggctagttctcatatacaaattatattatagccttcgtaagttctaagcctgttacaaatgaattataaacacaaattaagcacgcaaatattcaatggtacttgtctggatatgaactcgcaatatctggttaagattcatgttttctagtgactggaccatcacagctcttaatgtacgttaatactaactaagcaatactgagctgtcctccattcttcttagatgttctgagttataatttgttattctaaacacaaactacaatttgtgtttataaacatataagaactagccaagtcagaccttcggcaacaatatattaccccaagttataagaagaaatgatattttatgtagttataaaaaaattcagaaaggactatttaacttggcacaaatttagatctcacttcttttgtcgttgaagacaacaaccaaggtatatatcataatatttaacttggctctcatttttacatttatgtttttgatgggataattattacaattagattttattatctaattcgTTTGCTATATTTGTTTGGAAGTCATTTTGCATCGCttcagattaatttattagcCGTCACCCCATATAAAGGTTAGTACTTTTTTGAAAATTGTTGAATTATTTGTTATGACAGGTTTCTTTTGCCTTAcaattggcttttatttatttaaatatattatttaagtatataattcctttttaatttaGGGTATTGTTGGTGGTGGACGGCTGCTGTTTCCTGGTTGAGTATGTCCAGATAGCTGCTGGTGCAACTCTAAGGATGGCATGCCTGTTCCCTTACATATTAGCAATATCCACATGTAGCTGGAAATTTGGTGATGTAcccacttttatttttatacaaacttagTTTATACCGTCCTGGCGAACGACTAAAAACGAacatataagaaatgtcaacccctatttctcctcttaagcgtaaaatatccagaaacgcttaaatacatttactcatttttaatcagtatcccaaaaaacaagtttcatgtttttattattatttcatcccTTATTTCCTCCATGATTTGACCCCTtcagaggtagaatatcaagaaacgcttaaatacgtatgtaCTCGTTTTTAATGAATAGCACATAAATCAAGTTTCATGCTTTTAACTTCAAAACTTATGGACTTTCAGATTAacctatataagaaatgtcaacccctattaaaccccTTAGATTATGTAGAAACaccaaaattttttatttaaaaaaactttcaagCATTAACTGAGTTGATAAAGGTTATTAGTCTTGTTTTAACGCAggaattacttaatattttcactAGTTTCACGAGCCTGGATATTTTACACTTCCACTCAACGGGAATAAAAGCGTAGCTAATTTTGCAGCTAATATTCTTAAGGATAAGTTAGCTACATTATGCAAACTACTGAGCGGGTTCGTATAAGTGGACTTATAGGAACTCTAGATTGATCACGATCTAGATACGATAGAAACGGCTATTTTAACCGGTTTATGAAAGCACTTCTAtcgttaaaaacttttatattcaaGGCCTTTACTTCAAGACGAGACCGGTAAAGTTTTCAGCTGATTTATATTTGATAGGTAGTTTAATGTTAATGTactttttcatttgaataagtcatctttttaattgtttatcttATTACGTGTATCAGTTAGGATAGACTAAAACTGATAGTGTTGTGTAAGGTTATTGTTTATTACAAACTAATATAATACCTACTTACAGCAGTTACtacattattacaatttataagtgGATTCTATCCGACAGATAGCACCATGAAGTTGCTATTATCTAGCGATTATGTTAGTATGTCAATTTATATAGAGAATAAGTAAGTTCTATTTACTATTATCATTTAACAGGCCTGCTCTGCGTTCATACGCCTCTACATTCCTCCAATGCGTTGAATACACAtgagacatatttttatatcgcaTTCGCAAGTTTCTATAAGATGGATTGTTTTAAAgcgaagcaaaaaaaaattataattagaattcGGAAGCGTTTGCCCTAAGTTTTTGCAATGTTTCGGTTATTTACTTGTTTCAACCACTAGCCCATCACGGCTCTACCgtcatacattttttaaaataaaatttgtgtatatcatattatgtcaaaacaaaaattcaaagtgaaaatttaaattgtggtAATTGTCTCATAGATTGTTATGCCGCTGGCCTTGCAAACACTGCTTAGTAgagaaataaagttttaaaagcaTAAACGCGAACAACGTGGCcagataataaaagtttttgtccCCAGACAGCTGTTATGAAATGTTTGTAGGAGAGTGGAGACGCAACGTTTTATAGCGATTTTAAAGACGGGCAAAGTCAAGTTGAGTTTTTAtcacataactttattaaaaatgtacgttatttaatttattcatttgtgtTTCAGTATATGTTTACATATAGATCTACAGAATTTAGTAATGAATAAAACGACTATAAGAACTTGAGACATAAAACTGAAAAGTAATGTATTCGTTTGGAgcgtaaacaatattttgtgtttttatacgTTTTGTGGAAATTAAACGAgctgaaattgttttaaataaatatttattttcacataaatttatatcatattatattaaaaatatatattataaattaataaaataacgtattatttataaaatacataatgtatttatcAGAGTTTCTAACTCATGAATTATTTCTTTccaattagaatatatttttaaagctagttaatttataatgaaaaaaacttatatttgtataatttccaGCTAAAAATTTATTCGGGTGCATTATCCGGTATCGGAAAATGTATGGGAGATCCATCGCCTGATCGCTGTGCTATGGAGTTGATCATCGTTGGAGTAGCTTGTCGCAAGTCATAAGCCCAACCGATTTTTTCGAAACAATCAATCAGCAACGTTCCAAAATTAAGAGCATCAAAATGCTCAGCGGCTTTGTAGTCGAAGGGAAATGCGTGGTGGTAATTATGCCAACCTTCGCCGAATGTACACGTGGCTACGAATAGGTTTTCTCTTGGATTGATATTTCTGAAAAACAATTCATCGATAACACGAAATTagcttggtagtagggctttgtgcaagcctgtctggataggtaccacccactcattagatattctaccgccaaacaccagtactcagtattgtagtgttccgTTTCGAagagtgagttagccagtgtaactacaggcacaatggacatagcatcttagttcacaCGTTTGGTTGCgcgttgatgatgtaaggaatggttaatatttctcagcGCCATTTTTTTAAAGggggtgatgaccacttaccattaggtggcctatatgctcgtccaccaacctataccataaaaaggtAAATTTGACTAATCATTTTCACAGGCTTAGGTACGGGTTGGGTTTAAGAACGATAGATAAAAAATTGGATCACCTTCGAGGTGGAGCCGTGATTTGAcaaatttaccaaaaaaaaaacagaaggtggaatataattaacatattagtTAAGTGTGGTATGTAGGTGAgcatttaaatagataattgaCATTAAATACTGCGTTTATATTAATGAATGCGGTTTATTTCATCTATTGGTCTTGTTTCGATGAAATCCTGTGTTGAAATTTTGCATTGGATCGATAAACAGTTATATGTTCGACGTGGTTTTAATACagagaaattttattttctaggaAATATTTCGGAAGTCCGGTTCGGAATATGAGAGTGAGAAAACCTATGTTtgcatacattatacatacttgTGCACTGCAAAACAACCTTCAGTAAAATTGACTCGTCTTTCTTGAGATAGGCAGACGTAGCCAAATTCGATAAGGATGGATAATATAcaatgtaatttgatattaaataaacctaTTTATGTAACTGGTTCACACTCGAATTTGACCTACACATTAACAAGAGAGTTAATTAGTATAATGAGTATTATACTAAACAAAGTCAAAATGAGTTTCAAATTACTTACTTGTTATAAGGCCTGTTACCATACGCATGTGCGAGGCTGTTTACTGTGAGTTCACTGTGGAACATACTTAAGAAACGGATGAACCATTGCCAGGCTATAGCACATCGCCATGTTTCACCTAATAAGTGAACGTTGACATACAACGGTAGCAAGAAGCAAAACACCAGTTTGAAGTATGTAAAGTATctgaaataatgtaaaattattaaataagcttGAAGTATCTAATCAATCAAGACATTggcgcagtaagaaatattaatcattccttacatcacaccaatgcgtcGCCAACCATGTTCCTAGTGACTCCAgctacactggcttactaatccttcaaaacggaacacatcTATGatgaacatctgatgagtgggtggtgcctactgAGAAGGGCTTGCAAAAGTCCCTTCCACCAAATTAAAAGCGGCCTATACcctgaaattaatatatgtaatgattTCTTACTTGTTATAAAATCGGAGCAATGAGTCGTCAGTAATGTCGCTCATATCCATTTGTTTTCCACGAGTCAATACATGgctattttttttcatcatcaGCCATCCAATGTGAGAGAAGAACAAGCCACGATTAGAATCGTGCGGGTCGGCCTCTGTATCGCTGTACTTATGGTGTACACGGTGATCGCGTACCCATTGTTCCAGGGAATTCTAAGAAAATTAGTTAATCCCATAttactttgtatattattttgtacacgCTAGGGAAAGAACCGAGATGGTTGAGTTGTTAGAATACGTGTAATTGAGCTGATGATAGTGAATTTAAAGCTATTCATTTTTTAGCGCTAATCTTGGTTTCGACTTAACCGATTTGGATGTGATTTTCAATGATTTATActgtagtattatttaataaaaatcgagATGTTATGgaactaaagaaaaataaagggTTGATGaggttaaaactttttaaagagttccagTGGTGTTACATCATCCCTTTgcgtttgaaaatatatatactacaagTATAAATGGGTGCGACGgagatgattttatgtttatgccCCGGTTCCTTctaattccaaaaaatatatatgtttactttCAAACGAGTCCAGTGCACACGGCTTGCTTTATGAGGCTCTGTCGCGTGTTCGCGACTGCAAAAATTCTATGCTTTAAACCCCGATGGCACTACGTGCAATATCGTGTAATAAAGATTATGCAGTTAGACAAATATGTACTTATTGGGAACTACAATGCCATGACAGACTCGAA carries:
- the LOC125067910 gene encoding acyl-CoA Delta-9 desaturase-like; this translates as MAAIYWCALYAFPVKFQTIVYALVMYIYAGFGITGGAHRLWTHKAYKAKLPLKLFLLTAFASAGQNSLEQWVRDHRVHHKYSDTEADPHDSNRGLFFSHIGWLMMKKNSHVLTRGKQMDMSDITDDSLLRFYNKYFTYFKLVFCFLLPLYVNVHLLGETWRCAIAWQWFIRFLSMFHSELTVNSLAHAYGNRPYNKNINPRENLFVATCTFGEGWHNYHHAFPFDYKAAEHFDALNFGTLLIDCFEKIGWAYDLRQATPTMINSIAQRSGDGSPIHFPIPDNAPE